The DNA segment ACACCCAATTCCCCGGTATCCACTCGGTCCCGGCACTGGCTGATGAAACGATTGAAAGAACGCTGCATGAAACATTTGGGAAAGGTTTGTCCAAGCAAATGCAGAATGGAGAGGTGATTGGTGAAGGAATGAAGCGCGATTCAAGACGCCGGCACTTGCTAGAGGAGATGGGAATGTGTGAGCAGTGCATTGGGACATCCCAGGCTCAGATTTTGATATCATCATATTTGCCACGGCACACTATGCTCAGCGGGCTCAGATTCTGGTATCATCATTGCTCGCCGCACACCTTTCCCTATTTTCGCTTGCCTTTCGAGGCGGCAAGCTCTCAGTGTGATGCTTGTCCTTGAAGGCGACAAGTTTGTCGATCTGCTTCGTAACGTCCCTACTACTAGACAATGACGGCCGTCAGAACCTATACCTTACGGCGCCGCACCCTTGTGGAGGTACCGATTGcccacagccttctggaAGGCAAGCCCAAGGGGAAAAAGATTGGTGTGAGGGAATGAGGCGAGATGGGTGGGATTTATACCTACCAGAAAACTGTGTTCTGCCACCTGCAGCTTGCAGCAGGCAGCCATAAGTCGGTAGTGGAGACAACGGCGACTGATTCTGTTCTGTGACGGTGACGCACTCTTGTGAAGGTACCAGCAGCATCACACCCTTGGGCATATGgaaggaagaaagggaaaTTTAGTTCAAGGGCCGAGAGAGCATCAGTGGAACTAATATACCTCAGGTCTGCAGCGATTGCCCCACTTTGAGTTCAAGAGCTTCCATGTTGTTAGGGTGTGGCTTCCTTCTATTGACGGCCATAACAGATAGCGTAGGCGTCTGCCTAGGAGGCTTGGATGGTTAGATTCTTCATGTCACACCTTGTCAGTGCCAGACATACACAGGTGCCAAATGCCACCATCACAGGTCCTAATCCTATCCATGTCTTTCCCAGGTCGTTTTCTCCGCGGTGACAACAAACCAGCCCGGAAATCATGGCACGAGGGGAAGTCCCATCCACAAACCAAGGACACCAAATGGAAAGCACACAGATCAATTCTCATGATCGAACAAAACTTGAGCCTCATCAGAGGCTTCAGAAAAGATCAGCCCACCTTGAGGATTGCACCATCGCCCTCCCGTCCAACAACGACACCTGAGGCAAGAGGTCAGTTCCTGGAAGGCACACAACACAGCTCTGCCACAAACAACAAGCAGCTAATCAGGATCCGGACGCTTTAGTCCAGTGTACCTGAACCCAAACGAAAAATGGCATAAGAAGCAGGCAAAATACTGCACAAATGTTAGGTGTATGTATGTGTATAAAATACAAGAGTGCTTCTATGTATGTTGAAACTCTCCCAAGGCAAGCAACTCCGTCCAAACTACTGACATGTCAGGTAAAAGATCCTTTACGCGACGTAATGTTGGCCTGACAGGATAACAGGGTGCTCAGGGGCTCACCCTTCCTGCCCCTTTCTTCTCGGCAGACAGCAGGGAAGCCGACTTGGACTCTATTTTCgcacccaaaccccaacaaaTCAACAAGGTTTCGTGGTGTAGTTGGTTATCACGTCAGTCTAACACACTGAAGGTCTCCAGTTCGAGCCTGGACGAAATCAATAACCTTTCATTTTTTGCTTATCTccagtctccaccacggcGACAAGGGGATCGATCCCCTTTTTGGGACACGAGACAGAACTCAGAATTCTTTCTACAGACCTTTGAACATGAAAGGGCCAGTCATTCACTACTTGGGGTATCAAGAGACACAGAGCACCAAGGCCGAAATGTATGCATAACTTAAATCTTCATAACTACCGCATAATTCCTATCTCACAATATCATCTTGAACATTGGATCCCTGTCATCACCGCTACCCGCATGATGATCGTACTTCCCTCTcgccttgtccttgttgatcttgatgcACCAAAAGACGTTTGTGAGAATCCTGTGGCCCCGTTAGCTTCACTCTCCACACCGACAAAGATCTCCAGCGACTCACGCAAGCCACGCATAAACCAACAGCCCCAAGATGATGCTATGTCCTTTGTGGTACAACGGCCCGTCAACGCTCGGATACGCAAAAGTCGCCACAAAGCCTCCACAGTTGGCAACCGCCAGCTGCAGCGCCGAAGTTGTTGCCCTTTTGTAGTGACCAGCCGAGTTATTCGAGTTCCAGACGAGAATACACGGCACGCTGCTGTACATCCCGACAGCCATGAGACAGGTCATGCCGAACCGGACATTGGGAGAGGGGACGTTGCCGATGACCGCGTAGCcaatgatggcgatgggaaGAGTGAAGAGCATGATGACGCCCCGGAGCTTGAGACGGTCTGAGGCAAAAGCTACGGCGACCGTGACTGGCGTGGCCACGGCGTAGGGAATCACGGACCACAGCTGACTCTCGTTGGCGTTGGATGTGATTTTGAGGTCGTTGATAATTGTTGGGAGGAACAGGCCGAAGCTGTAAAGTCCCGATAGGATGGCAAAGTAGGCGGTGGCCGTGAGCCAGACctggaggttgaggatgcCGCGGCGCACTTCGGACCACTTGAATTTCTCTTCGCGTTCCAAGACGGGGCTGTTGACATGTCAGCATCACCTCACAAAAGCATTATAACATGCCAGGCTTACTTGAACCTCtcgtcaccaccggcagctCCGATCTTCCCTTGCAGCCTCAGCTGCGCAAAGTCCCTCTCCTCTTGTGTCAGGTAGGACGCAGTGGCAACACTTGTCGGCAAAAAAAAGTACGCAATCACGCCGGCAACAACCGTCTGCCCATCTCATCAGCAGACAGACTCCGTCAAACATCCGCAACAAAACTCACAATGACCCCCTCCATGATGAagatccacctccacccctcaAGCCCACCCCTAGGCCCGATCGCGGATAGACCCCTTGCCAGGAGACCTGATTCTCTGTCAGCCGCATCCCTTTCCACCTCCTTTCGACCCGCAGGAAAAAGCAACTCACCCCCAAAAGCGCCCGACAAACTAGCGGCCGTATAAAAAACACCAATCCTCACCGCCATCTCCTGCCGCGTGTACAACCCCGACAGATACAGCACCATCCCCGGgagcaaccccccctccgccaaccccaacactGCCCTCACGGCGAAAAACGAGCCAAAGCTCCTTACAAACCCCAGACACATCGTTACAATCCCCCAGACCACCGTCAGAAGCGGCAGCCAAACCCGGGGCGTTATCTTCTTGAGAAGAAGATTAGAAGGCAGCTCAGATGCGATGTAAGTGGCGTAAAAGACGGCAAGACCCCGGTTGTACTGCGTGTTGGAGATGGCAAGGTCCTTCTCGAGACCAATGATCTTGGCGTTGCCGACGTTGGTGCGGTCGAGGAaggagcagaggaagaggagggagaggatggggaggatgcgGGTGTCCATCTTGAGGAGGACGCGCTTGGTGAGGCGGGCTTCGTCTTccggggagaagggggtggcgACGTCCTCGCGTTTGGCGGTTTCGGGGCCgccggtggagaggtggtcGCTGTCGCTTTTCTCGAGCGCGGCGGTGCCCGCGATTGGGCGTGGTGTTGTCATCTTTACCGGGTCGTCTCTGTTGAGTGTACTGTGGCACACAGGCGACACGATGGCCCGTGAGATGTTCTTGGGTAAACTCGATCCGAGTAGAGGTCAAGGCTAGAGTAGCTTTGATACCAGGCTCGCGACACAATACGCCCGGGGCATGGGCAGGGTGAGGTGATATGCAACCTGACCTGCCTTTTTCCATGGTGCTGCCCTCTCCTGACGTTGCTACAGCGCCCCGACACTTTCCTCTCACGCTGTCTCATCGAATTGGTGCTATCAATTTCTGATCTGCATGTATTCGCCCGAGACCGTGCCATTGACCGTGGTACAGCATCCTGGTGTCTCACTCAGCGCCAGTGACCTGACTGATCACTCAATGGCCATTGAGGGCCTGCAGACTACCCGCGCGCCGATAGCAACGGTGACGCTGAGATTGGCAGGGTGTCGCATAGTTCCCAGATTCATGAGATCATGATGACTCTCAAAGTTTCCGAGTCTTGATTCGGGATGTCTAATTTATACATGGACAAGAGATTGCCAATGAGAGACGTTCGAGAAGAACGGTTATTCCCGGCTTGGTATTTTCCAGCGGGTTACAGTGGGGCGTCGTCCTCCCCACAGCGCATCGACCGCTAATCGGCGGGGAAGTGCCGGACCGGCCGCTGGATCTGAACCTCACCACAGCTCCTGGGTGTCAGTCACCAAAGAcattcaaaaaaaaaaagtgacaAGAACAAGATATTTTGGGGCATCTTCACATGCTTCCAttccatctcatcagtaAGCCACAATGAGATCCAAGCCGATGCTCGATGCCGAACTCCGACCCCCCATCGACGTTGAGTGAGGAGACGCCCGAAATTTGCTTCCTCCCGGCGCCCAAATCTATCTCCGACCACCTCGGCCCTTTCCGACCCCCCATGTTCTGGTGACGTAGAACACCACTTGGCGCAGCCCAAACGGAAGGGACCTGTTGATTGCAAGATCGGATGGCAGATTTGCATGCCTGCCTGTAGCACCCGCATCCGCGCCGTGCCGGCcgggtgggttgggcgaCGCTGTGTTTTGGTAGTCGACCTTCCCTTTGCCACGGTGTTGAGACGGCGAATGCTTTAAGACCAAAGGGATTGTTTTGTGTTTATTTGCGGTTGCGGTACCGGTCGTTGAGTCTTGATTGCTTTTGTGCCGGAGGCATTGAAGCAAGATGAGGAACTTGGCCAGTGTTGTTGGACGGCGCGCCGTTGCGCTTTCTTCGAGGGGATCGTGTGCAAGACAACTTCAGTCGAGCTTGAGGATCGAGGCGACGACATCAACCTCACAGCCAAATATTACCATCAACTATGCCCAAAGCAGGGGTTTTTCTCACACGCGACCGTGGAGGAGAGAGATTCCGGTTTCTGAGCCGAAAAGAGGAGGCTCCAAGGTGTGGGCGTCAGCAGATGAAGCCGTGGCCGACATCAAGAGCGGCTCCGTCCTGCTCAGTGCTGGATTTGGCCTTTGCGGTGTAGCTTGTAAGCCCCCTTGTCCTAACCATCGAGACAAGCCCCTGACTGACTGCGCCCCCCCTTTAGCAaccctcatcgccgccatccgccgccgcggccCCGAatccctccactccctcaccgCAGTCTCCAACAACGCCGGCTCTGAAGGTCGCGGcggcctcgccctcctcaccgaaAACGGCCAAATCGACCGCATGATCATGTCGTACCTCGGCGCCAACAAAAAGCTCGAAAAGCAATACCTCACGGGCCAGATCGCCGTCGAGCTCTGCCCCCAGGGCACCATCGCCGAAAGAATCCGCGCCGCCGGCTCGGGCATTccggccttcttcacccccaccGGCGGCAACACCCTCATCCAATCCGGCTCCCTCCCGACCCGGTACTCCCCCGACGGAACCGTGGTCGAGTTTTCCGCCCCGCGAGAAACCCGCATCTTCAACGGGAAAGCCTACCTGATGGAAACCGCCCTCCCCGGCGACGTGGCCATCCTCCGCGCCTGGAAAGTCGACAAGGCCGGCAACTGCGTTTTTCGTCACACGACCAAAACTTTTGCCCCCTTGATGGCAAAGGCTGCCAGGCTTGCCATTGTGGAAGCGGAAAATATTGTTGAGATTGGGGAGCTCGACCCGAGCGAGGTTAATCTCCCGGGCATATACATTGACCGGATCGTCCCAGCGACCGAACGCCCCCAAGTGGAAATTGTCAAGACCCGCTCCCCACAGGAATTCTCCTCGTCGCCTCCAAAAGAGGAAACACCGGCTCAGGCGAAAAGAAACCGCATCGCCCGCCGCGCCGCCAAAGAGCTCAAACCAGGCTTCTACGTCAACCTCGGCGTCGGCATCCCCACCCTCGCGCCTTCTTTCCTTCCCCCGGGGCAGGAAGTCTGGATTCAGTCGGAGAATGGCATCCTCGGCATGGGGGATTACCCCCTCCCGGAAGAGGTCGATCCTGACATTATCAACGCCGGGAaggaaaccaccaccctcgtccCCGGCGCCTCGACGTTTGACTCGAGCGAGAGCTTTTCCATGATCAGGGGGGGACACGTGGATGTTTCCATCTTGGGGGCGCTGCAGGTGAGTGCGGGGGGGGATTTGGCGAACTATATGATACCGGGCAAGGTGTTcaaggggatggggggggcGATGGATTTGGTGAGCAATCCGGAGGGGACAAAGATCGTGGTCGCGACGGAGCATACGGCCAAGGACGGGACGAGCAAGATTGTGGCGGTTTGCGGGCTGCCGGTtacggggaagggggtggtgagcacGATTATCACTGATCTGGTGAGTTGATTCTCGTCGTACCGGCGATGAAGTGATGCTGACTGGAGAGGGACAAACAGGCGGTTTTCCAGGTCgacaggaagaaggggacGCTCACGCTGACGGAGATCGCGCCGGgggtggatgtcgaggaggtgaggagaaAGACCGATGCGGGCTTtgcggtggcggaggagttgATTGTCATGGAGTAGGTGAGAGGTGGGAAGCATGATGGCCGGGCGTTGTTTTGTCATTGTCATTCATGAACATGTATATACCATGCCGTCTTTTTGCAATAAATACATGTCAAACCTCTTGTCTCTCTCACAACTTggactccctccccctcccgctcccgctccccctcccgccctgcagctcctcctccatctcctccgccacaTTCCCAACCTcgctcacctccccatccagcctcgtatcatcctccaccccgtcctcctTGTCCCGTTCCTGGTCCTGGTCAACCTCCCGCTCCCAACCggcaaaccccccacccccgatCGCCCTCGCGACTTTGTCAACGCTCTCCAAAATCCACTCacacccctcatcccccgccaACCGTTCgatcccctccctctcctcctcgtcctcaaactcctccctaTGCAACCCCTGCTCCACAGCCTTCCTCAACCCGTAAACATGGCTCAACACCTGCggcccaacccccctctGCGCTCTCAAACACGCAATCGCCACAAGACTGGTCAGGCACCGCCCCAACCTCGCCTGTCTCGGCACCCCGCCCTCCACATGCCTCGGTGGATCGGCGAGTAACATGGCGTAGTGACCCTGGAGGATATACCCGGGCAGATCGGGATGTGCCAGTGCGAGCTTTTGGGTTAGTTTCCCGTGATGGGGTGTGTAGATTGACTTC comes from the Podospora pseudocomata strain CBS 415.72m chromosome 5, whole genome shotgun sequence genome and includes:
- a CDS encoding hypothetical protein (COG:H; EggNog:ENOG503NXV8), with the protein product MRNLASVVGRRAVALSSRGSCARQLQSSLRIEATTSTSQPNITINYAQSRGFSHTRPWRREIPVSEPKRGGSKVWASADEAVADIKSGSVLLSAGFGLCGVASTLIAAIRRRGPESLHSLTAVSNNAGSEGRGGLALLTENGQIDRMIMSYLGANKKLEKQYLTGQIAVELCPQGTIAERIRAAGSGIPAFFTPTGGNTLIQSGSLPTRYSPDGTVVEFSAPRETRIFNGKAYLMETALPGDVAILRAWKVDKAGNCVFRHTTKTFAPLMAKAARLAIVEAENIVEIGELDPSEVNLPGIYIDRIVPATERPQVEIVKTRSPQEFSSSPPKEETPAQAKRNRIARRAAKELKPGFYVNLGVGIPTLAPSFLPPGQEVWIQSENGILGMGDYPLPEEVDPDIINAGKETTTLVPGASTFDSSESFSMIRGGHVDVSILGALQVSAGGDLANYMIPGKVFKGMGGAMDLVSNPEGTKIVVATEHTAKDGTSKIVAVCGLPVTGKGVVSTIITDLAVFQVDRKKGTLTLTEIAPGVDVEEVRRKTDAGFAVAEELIVME
- a CDS encoding hypothetical protein (COG:G; EggNog:ENOG503NYCA), which gives rise to MTTPRPIAGTAALEKSDSDHLSTGGPETAKREDVATPFSPEDEARLTKRVLLKMDTRILPILSLLFLCSFLDRTNVGNAKIIGLEKDLAISNTQYNRGLAVFYATYIASELPSNLLLKKITPRVWLPLLTVVWGIVTMCLGFVRSFGSFFAVRAVLGLAEGGLLPGMVLYLSGLYTRQEMAVRIGVFYTAASLSGAFGGLLARGLSAIGPRGGLEGWRWIFIMEGVITVVAGVIAYFFLPTSVATASYLTQEERDFAQLRLQGKIGAAGGDERFNPVLEREEKFKWSEVRRGILNLQVWLTATAYFAILSGLYSFGLFLPTIINDLKITSNANESQLWSVIPYAVATPVTVAVAFASDRLKLRGVIMLFTLPIAIIGYAVIGNVPSPNVRFGMTCLMAVGMYSSVPCILVWNSNNSAGHYKRATTSALQLAVANCGGFVATFAYPSVDGPLYHKGHSIILGLLVYAWLAILTNVFWCIKINKDKARGKYDHHAGSGDDRDPMFKMIL
- a CDS encoding hypothetical protein (COG:S; EggNog:ENOG503NTWW); its protein translation is MAETKLKDLSSLRPSLKKLINAPFASPATTPAPPQIRNIYQRLSREAKSRKYGERSWITIAAATTFTLNSPSSLSHLHSTSSSLTPTQPSPPSPPPLTPLLLAELIREVGLKCISFNGIPRTINCLNAFRSDLEVNPWSSSLSSVPSRTVTTSNINNTISRGNALWKSIYTPHHGKLTQKLALAHPDLPGYILQGHYAMLLADPPRHVEGGVPRQARLGRCLTSLVAIACLRAQRGVGPQVLSHVYGLRKAVEQGLHREEFEDEEEREGIERLAGDEGCEWILESVDKVARAIGGGGFAGWEREVDQDQERDKEDGVEDDTRLDGEVSEVGNVAEEMEEELQGGRGSGSGRGRESKL